A genomic stretch from uncultured Pseudodesulfovibrio sp. includes:
- a CDS encoding YigZ family protein has protein sequence MADRYRIPSDFHRVEESIKRSRFITSMDHAPDAESARAFISRIKAEFPDATHNCWAYASGPPGDTAVVGLSDDGEPSGTAGKPMLNMLLHGEVGEIAVVVTRYFGGTKLGTGGLVRAYSGMVKLGFETLPTKEMVETTTRSVTIPYQSVTLFKRMLPDFEAEILTEEFTDTAGFTLEMPEEHLGKFIDRLTELTDGRANISEK, from the coding sequence TATCGTATCCCCTCCGATTTCCACCGTGTGGAAGAATCAATCAAACGCAGCCGATTCATTACATCCATGGACCATGCACCGGACGCGGAGTCGGCCCGCGCTTTCATCAGCCGAATCAAAGCGGAATTTCCTGACGCCACACACAACTGCTGGGCCTATGCTTCCGGCCCCCCTGGAGACACGGCTGTTGTGGGCTTGAGCGACGACGGAGAACCAAGCGGTACTGCGGGTAAACCCATGCTGAACATGCTCCTGCATGGCGAAGTCGGTGAAATAGCAGTGGTGGTAACCCGATACTTCGGTGGCACCAAACTCGGCACAGGCGGACTGGTCAGGGCGTACTCCGGGATGGTTAAACTCGGGTTTGAGACCCTACCTACCAAGGAGATGGTCGAGACGACAACCCGTTCAGTCACCATTCCGTATCAATCAGTAACGCTGTTCAAACGGATGCTGCCTGACTTCGAAGCTGAAATTCTGACCGAAGAATTCACGGATACGGCTGGTTTTACACTGGAAATGCCGGAAGAGCATCTGGGCAAATTCATAGACAGACTCACTGAATTAACCGACGGCAGGGCGAACATCAGCGAAAAATGA